In Mucilaginibacter celer, one DNA window encodes the following:
- a CDS encoding purine-nucleoside phosphorylase, protein MLDNIEGTARYIKNRIGDFEPEVGIILGTGLGGLVKEIEVEKQLMYSNIPDFPISTLEFHSGKLIFGTLAGKKVVAMQGRLHYYEGYNMQQITFPVRVMKYLGIKTLYVSNASGSLNPEFKKGDLMIIEDHINLQPQNPLVGRNYEELGPRFPDMSEPYRHDMIEKGLSIAQKNNITCHKGVYVAVTGPNLETRAEYKYLRIIGGDAVGMSTVPEVIVANHMGIPVFAISVLTDEGFPEVLKPITLEEIIAIAQEAEPKMTQILKELIAGN, encoded by the coding sequence ATGTTAGACAATATTGAAGGCACCGCCCGGTACATCAAAAACCGTATCGGCGATTTTGAACCCGAAGTGGGTATAATTCTTGGTACCGGCCTGGGTGGCCTGGTAAAGGAAATTGAGGTAGAAAAACAGCTGATGTATTCAAACATACCTGATTTTCCTATCTCTACCTTAGAGTTCCATTCGGGTAAACTTATTTTTGGTACACTGGCCGGTAAAAAGGTGGTGGCCATGCAGGGCCGTTTGCATTATTACGAGGGCTACAATATGCAGCAGATCACCTTCCCGGTTAGGGTGATGAAATACCTGGGCATTAAAACCCTGTACGTATCAAACGCCAGCGGATCATTAAACCCGGAGTTTAAAAAAGGCGATCTGATGATCATCGAAGATCATATTAACCTACAGCCGCAAAACCCGCTGGTGGGGCGCAATTATGAAGAGCTTGGTCCGCGGTTTCCGGATATGAGCGAGCCTTACCGTCATGATATGATTGAAAAAGGTTTATCTATCGCACAAAAAAATAATATTACCTGCCACAAAGGCGTTTACGTTGCGGTAACCGGCCCTAATTTAGAAACCCGTGCCGAATACAAATACCTGCGCATTATTGGCGGCGATGCGGTAGGCATGAGCACCGTGCCCGAAGTGATTGTGGCCAACCACATGGGCATCCCGGTATTTGCCATTTCGGTATTAACCGACGAGGGCTTTCCTGAAGTATTGAAGCCGATAACGCTTGAAGAGATTATTGCCATAGCGCAGGAAGCCGAACCAAAAATGACCCAGATACTTAAAGAACTGATAGCCGGTAATTAA
- the lpxK gene encoding tetraacyldisaccharide 4'-kinase produces the protein MKYLRRLLLPFSLLYGLVVLIRNRFYDKGIFKSTGFDMPIIVVGNLDVGGAGKSPMTEYLIRLLKSSHKIATLSRGYGRSTKGFLMASTQSKASDIGDEPAQFKHKFPNVDVAVCEKRVNGVEQLKDNHEVIILDDAYQHRALKPGLSILLFDYSRVNEPHWLLPAGNLREPFAGRKRADAIIISKCPSALTDLEQGRVIKRIRPYPHQSLFFTSITYLPLQNMAGQIINETIDDATTVFLLTGIANPAPLLAHLKKQTRHIIHHNYPDHHRFSLKNISKLADEFAACPAQKKVIITTEKDAQRLGEQDLLAEVKKLPVWVLPIGISFLNKGQQQFDGLIQNYVRQY, from the coding sequence ATGAAATACCTCCGCCGGCTTTTACTCCCTTTTTCCCTGCTGTACGGTCTTGTTGTGCTTATCCGCAACCGGTTTTACGATAAGGGAATATTTAAAAGCACCGGCTTCGATATGCCAATCATCGTAGTAGGCAACCTTGATGTAGGCGGTGCGGGCAAAAGCCCCATGACCGAGTATCTCATCCGGTTATTAAAATCATCCCACAAAATAGCCACCCTAAGCCGAGGCTACGGCCGATCAACCAAAGGTTTTTTAATGGCATCGACACAAAGCAAAGCGTCAGATATCGGCGACGAGCCGGCTCAGTTCAAACACAAATTTCCGAATGTTGATGTGGCTGTTTGTGAAAAGCGGGTTAATGGCGTTGAACAACTAAAGGATAATCATGAAGTTATTATTTTAGATGATGCCTACCAGCACCGCGCGCTTAAACCCGGACTAAGCATTTTACTTTTTGATTACAGCCGGGTTAACGAACCGCATTGGCTGCTGCCGGCCGGTAACCTGCGCGAACCTTTTGCCGGGCGTAAAAGGGCCGATGCAATCATCATCAGCAAATGTCCCTCAGCACTTACCGATCTGGAGCAGGGGCGGGTTATTAAACGCATCAGGCCGTACCCGCATCAATCGTTATTTTTTACATCGATAACTTACCTGCCGCTGCAAAACATGGCGGGTCAAATCATCAATGAAACAATTGATGATGCAACAACGGTATTCCTGCTAACCGGCATTGCCAATCCGGCACCTTTATTGGCGCACCTGAAAAAGCAAACAAGGCACATCATCCATCACAATTATCCGGATCATCACCGCTTTAGCTTAAAAAATATCAGTAAACTTGCCGATGAATTTGCGGCCTGCCCTGCACAAAAAAAAGTGATCATCACAACAGAAAAGGATGCACAGCGTTTAGGGGAACAGGACCTGCTTGCCGAAGTGAAAAAACTACCCGTTTGGGTGCTGCCAATAGGCATCAGTTTTTTAAACAAGGGGCAACAACAATTTGACGGACTAATACAAAACTATGTTAGACAATATTGA
- a CDS encoding DUF5615 family PIN-like protein — translation MKLLLDENLPKKLKTDFPEHEIYTVTDKGWNGVKNGELLKLLLKENFDALLTFDKNLQHQQNFNKYTIAVFVLIAPINTHAVLVKLVPQIKDHLKKGIPAGPTIISL, via the coding sequence ATGAAGCTGTTGCTTGATGAAAATCTGCCTAAAAAGTTAAAAACTGATTTTCCTGAACATGAGATTTATACCGTTACCGACAAAGGTTGGAACGGTGTAAAGAATGGCGAACTGTTAAAACTCCTTCTAAAAGAAAACTTCGATGCGCTGTTAACTTTTGATAAAAATCTACAGCATCAACAAAATTTTAACAAATACACTATCGCTGTATTTGTGTTAATTGCTCCAATTAATACCCACGCCGTATTGGTTAAACTTGTACCACAAATAAAAGATCATCTGAAAAAAGGCATCCCCGCTGGCCCAACTATCATTAGCTTATAA
- a CDS encoding DUF433 domain-containing protein encodes MDIQKVINIDPDILGGKPVFVGTRVPVDTLFDHLEAGVSLDEFLDDFPSVKKEQAIGLLDIASKLMSSKDITKLYEAVA; translated from the coding sequence ATGGACATCCAAAAAGTAATAAATATAGATCCGGATATCTTAGGAGGAAAGCCGGTTTTTGTAGGCACGCGTGTGCCGGTCGATACTCTTTTTGATCACCTCGAAGCGGGGGTATCACTTGATGAATTTCTTGATGATTTTCCATCGGTAAAAAAAGAACAAGCTATCGGCTTATTGGATATCGCCAGCAAACTTATGTCTTCAAAAGATATTACCAAACTTTATGAAGCTGTTGCTTGA
- a CDS encoding serine hydrolase yields MIKQTLTFLLLLLSAAAFSQTDNKLAVKLQDVVKGFHGQVGIYVQNLKTGKTVEINADTLFPTASMIKVSIQCGVMDKIEKGELQYNQKLVYRDSLLYAGEDLLGSFKDKDTVQLSKVAMLMITMSDNTASLWLQKLVGGQYINNWLDQNGFKVMRVNSRVAGREAVRKIYGWGVSTPREMCRLFTMIREGKAVSAAASERMYRNMGRIYWDEHALSQIPPYVHTISKQGAVDESRSETVLVNAPHGDYVFSVITNHNTDTSWTPNNEAGLLIKKVSALLWHYFEPGDKWQPADGVDKFMLNE; encoded by the coding sequence ATGATAAAACAAACACTCACTTTCCTGTTGCTATTGCTGTCGGCCGCAGCTTTTTCACAAACCGATAACAAGCTCGCAGTCAAATTACAGGATGTTGTTAAGGGCTTCCATGGGCAGGTCGGCATCTACGTACAAAACCTCAAAACCGGCAAAACCGTGGAGATCAATGCGGATACCCTTTTTCCGACCGCCAGCATGATTAAAGTAAGCATCCAATGCGGCGTAATGGATAAAATTGAAAAAGGTGAACTGCAATACAACCAAAAACTGGTTTACCGCGATTCATTACTGTATGCAGGCGAAGACCTGTTGGGCTCATTTAAAGATAAAGATACCGTGCAGCTAAGTAAAGTGGCCATGCTGATGATTACCATGAGCGATAATACCGCCAGCCTGTGGTTGCAAAAACTGGTTGGCGGCCAGTACATTAACAACTGGCTCGATCAAAACGGTTTTAAGGTAATGCGGGTAAACTCGCGGGTTGCAGGTAGGGAAGCTGTCCGTAAAATTTATGGCTGGGGCGTGAGCACCCCGCGCGAGATGTGCCGTTTGTTTACCATGATCCGTGAGGGTAAGGCCGTGAGCGCCGCCGCCAGCGAACGCATGTACCGCAACATGGGTCGTATTTATTGGGACGAGCATGCGTTATCACAAATTCCGCCGTATGTGCATACGATATCCAAGCAGGGTGCTGTTGATGAATCGCGCTCCGAAACGGTTTTGGTGAACGCGCCGCATGGCGATTATGTGTTTTCAGTAATTACCAATCATAATACTGATACCAGTTGGACGCCCAATAACGAAGCCGGGCTGCTCATTAAAAAAGTATCGGCATTGTTATGGCATTATTTTGAGCCGGGCGATAAATGGCAACCGGCAGACGGGGTGGATAAATTTATGCTGAATGAATAA
- a CDS encoding TonB-dependent receptor — translation MRKLFTFLLLLITALKAQSQTTGDLPGTVTDIHGQPIAGATVYLLNTNYSTSADKNGNFTLRHISTGKYTLHISAVGYAAKNIPVNMIGTARPITFQLNDAGNQLDEVTVSAQKVEEQAQRVPFSISTLSARQIQNYRLWDLKDLTAIVPNLNSGAPGDGRTVTGMRGIVTTSYDPAVATYIDGVNQYGLDTYIPALLDVDRIEVLRGPQGTLYGRNATGGVINVITKQPSNAVSGFAGIDIGNFNQQRYTLGIKAPLVKDKLYLGVAGIYSGFNGFYTNTFNNTHFDKQHFFLGNYYLKFLATSKLAFTLNVKNYNNRNNGAFTLAGSPDEALEHPFQVNQNATTRMIDNTFQSSLTANYSGSDFNFTSQTSYQVNNRYYSTPIDGDFSPIDAVSIVNNYGDKWNKVKTTIQEFRFTSPASSTSKLKWAAGTYGFYHYAPNRQGTYFGADAAAVGSPMTNFTSINTNTDRNYGIAVYGQATYAVTEQFDITAGLRYDYEHKKESILGEFQPDGADAIVTRSDTSSTAHYKAFTPKLSLAYHLSAHNNLFASYSRGFRAGGITELGSDPVSTPPLYSFKPEYSNNYEIGSKNDFLDNRLRVNLTAFYTRVTDAQVPTLILPDAITITKNAGKLSSKGVEAEINATPVKGLEIDCNFGYTHARYTTLVVGSNGEEVNLKGNKQIYTPNITSMLALQYGYNLGGPLKTKLIARGEWRYLGDQYFDLANQIEQRHYSKFNARVGVSTKRFGLFFWESNIANKKYIDYAYDFGATHLGNPRTYGVSLNTSF, via the coding sequence ATGCGTAAATTATTTACTTTTTTACTTTTACTGATCACCGCCCTCAAAGCCCAAAGCCAAACTACGGGCGATTTACCGGGCACCGTTACCGACATTCATGGCCAACCCATAGCCGGGGCAACGGTTTACCTGCTTAATACCAATTACAGCACCAGCGCCGATAAAAACGGTAATTTTACATTGCGCCATATCAGCACCGGTAAATACACCCTGCATATCAGCGCGGTGGGTTATGCTGCCAAAAATATCCCGGTAAATATGATAGGCACGGCACGCCCCATAACTTTCCAGCTTAATGATGCCGGTAACCAGTTAGATGAGGTTACGGTATCTGCCCAAAAAGTTGAAGAGCAGGCACAGCGGGTACCATTCAGCATCTCCACCCTATCGGCCAGGCAAATTCAGAATTACCGCCTTTGGGATTTGAAGGATCTTACTGCCATTGTACCTAACTTAAACTCCGGTGCTCCGGGCGATGGCCGTACAGTTACCGGTATGCGTGGTATAGTTACTACCTCGTACGATCCTGCCGTGGCAACTTATATTGATGGGGTTAACCAGTACGGTTTGGATACCTACATCCCGGCGCTTTTAGATGTGGATAGGATAGAGGTTTTACGTGGTCCGCAGGGAACATTGTATGGCCGTAATGCTACCGGCGGCGTTATTAATGTGATCACCAAACAGCCATCAAACGCAGTAAGCGGTTTTGCAGGTATCGATATCGGCAATTTTAACCAGCAGCGTTATACCTTAGGAATCAAAGCGCCTCTGGTAAAAGATAAATTGTATTTAGGTGTTGCCGGGATTTATTCGGGTTTTAATGGTTTTTATACCAACACGTTTAACAATACCCATTTTGATAAGCAGCACTTCTTTTTAGGTAACTATTACCTTAAGTTTTTAGCTACTTCAAAACTGGCTTTCACCCTCAACGTAAAAAATTACAATAACCGCAATAACGGCGCTTTCACGCTGGCAGGTTCACCCGATGAAGCATTGGAACACCCTTTCCAGGTTAACCAGAACGCTACTACCCGGATGATCGATAATACCTTCCAATCGTCATTAACGGCTAATTACAGCGGCAGCGATTTTAACTTTACTTCGCAAACCTCTTACCAGGTTAATAACCGTTACTATAGCACACCTATTGATGGCGACTTTTCGCCTATCGATGCGGTATCTATCGTAAACAACTACGGCGACAAATGGAATAAAGTAAAAACCACCATCCAGGAGTTTAGGTTTACCTCGCCTGCCTCATCAACTTCAAAACTGAAATGGGCTGCCGGTACTTATGGCTTTTACCACTACGCCCCTAACCGCCAGGGTACCTACTTCGGTGCAGACGCAGCTGCTGTTGGCTCGCCTATGACCAACTTTACCAGCATCAACACCAATACCGACAGGAACTACGGCATAGCCGTTTACGGCCAGGCTACCTATGCTGTTACCGAACAGTTTGATATCACCGCCGGTTTACGTTACGATTACGAGCATAAAAAAGAAAGCATCCTGGGCGAATTTCAGCCCGATGGGGCCGATGCTATCGTTACCCGCTCGGATACATCGTCAACAGCGCATTACAAAGCCTTTACACCAAAGCTGAGTTTAGCCTATCATCTATCGGCACACAATAACCTTTTTGCTTCTTACAGCCGGGGCTTTCGTGCCGGGGGCATTACGGAGTTAGGTTCTGATCCAGTATCAACGCCGCCATTATATTCGTTTAAACCGGAGTACAGCAACAATTATGAGATCGGTTCGAAGAATGATTTCCTGGATAATCGCCTGCGCGTGAACTTAACCGCGTTTTATACCCGTGTAACTGATGCTCAGGTGCCAACCTTGATATTGCCTGATGCCATCACAATCACCAAAAACGCGGGTAAACTAAGTAGCAAAGGTGTTGAGGCCGAAATTAATGCCACGCCGGTAAAAGGCCTTGAAATTGATTGTAATTTTGGCTACACCCACGCCCGCTACACAACCTTAGTTGTAGGCAGCAACGGCGAAGAGGTGAATTTAAAAGGCAACAAACAAATTTATACGCCTAACATTACCAGTATGCTGGCCCTGCAATACGGCTATAATCTGGGCGGCCCGCTAAAAACCAAGCTGATTGCCCGCGGCGAATGGCGTTACCTTGGCGATCAGTATTTTGATCTGGCTAACCAGATTGAACAAAGGCATTACAGCAAGTTCAACGCCCGTGTAGGCGTTAGTACCAAAAGGTTCGGTTTATTTTTCTGGGAAAGCAATATCGCCAACAAAAAATATATTGATTATGCCTATGATTTTGGCGCAACGCATTTAGGTAACCCGCGTACTTATGGGGTGTCGCTGAATACTTCTTTCTAA
- a CDS encoding peptidylprolyl isomerase gives MSKAIIKTEKGDMTVEFYDQDAPNTVANFKKLAKSNFYDNVIFHRVIPNFMIQGGDPTGTGAGGPGYKIDCELTGNNQYHDRGVLSMAHAGRNTGGSQFFICHNRANTAHLDRNHTVFGKVIENVDVVDAIRQGDKILGIEVIED, from the coding sequence ATGAGCAAAGCAATTATCAAAACCGAAAAAGGCGACATGACCGTTGAGTTTTACGATCAGGATGCCCCAAATACCGTTGCTAATTTTAAAAAATTAGCAAAATCAAACTTTTATGATAATGTGATCTTTCACCGCGTTATCCCTAATTTCATGATCCAGGGTGGCGATCCAACCGGTACCGGTGCCGGTGGTCCGGGTTACAAAATTGATTGCGAGCTTACAGGCAACAACCAATACCATGATCGTGGTGTGCTTTCTATGGCACATGCTGGCCGTAACACAGGTGGTTCACAATTCTTTATTTGCCATAACCGTGCAAACACTGCCCACCTTGATCGTAACCACACCGTATTTGGTAAAGTGATTGAAAATGTTGACGTTGTTGACGCTATCCGTCAGGGCGATAAGATATTGGGTATCGAAGTTATAGAAGATTAA
- a CDS encoding DUF5606 domain-containing protein has translation MNLQGIVSVSGKPGLWRALAQNKTGYVLESLDAQKTKLIANLSTAKLAALAEITIFGVDDDIRLTDVLERMKSAANIPDVKADGKALRTFFYEVAPDHDEEKVYSSDIKKVITWFNILKPLPLFDEADPTQAPAPVAEEPVAEAVAVEPEAEPAAPKPKAKKATKKAE, from the coding sequence ATGAATTTACAGGGAATAGTATCCGTATCGGGCAAGCCGGGTTTATGGAGAGCATTGGCGCAAAACAAAACCGGTTACGTACTGGAAAGTTTAGACGCACAAAAAACAAAACTGATCGCCAACCTGTCAACAGCTAAATTAGCTGCTTTGGCCGAGATCACCATTTTTGGTGTTGATGACGACATCAGGTTAACAGATGTATTGGAGCGCATGAAATCGGCAGCTAACATCCCCGATGTTAAAGCTGATGGGAAAGCATTACGCACCTTCTTTTACGAAGTAGCGCCCGATCATGATGAAGAGAAAGTTTACTCATCAGATATTAAAAAAGTAATAACCTGGTTTAACATCCTGAAACCGCTGCCACTTTTTGATGAAGCCGATCCAACACAGGCACCAGCACCTGTAGCAGAGGAACCGGTTGCAGAAGCAGTAGCAGTTGAGCCGGAAGCAGAGCCAGCCGCACCAAAGCCAAAAGCTAAAAAAGCAACAAAAAAAGCCGAATAA
- a CDS encoding Dabb family protein, which translates to MKSTRRKFIATSAALAAGTVSASAISLNAQKEEWPIVHHVFFWLKNPGSVEDRDKLVAGVKSLAKIETVRKLRVGIVASTEKREVVDNSWAVSELMFFSDLAGQATYQSHPIHLEFIKNCSHLWEKVIVYDAVDA; encoded by the coding sequence ATGAAATCAACCCGAAGAAAATTTATAGCAACTTCTGCAGCTTTAGCGGCAGGCACCGTTTCTGCCTCGGCAATATCATTGAATGCCCAAAAAGAAGAATGGCCGATAGTTCACCACGTATTTTTCTGGCTTAAAAACCCCGGCTCGGTTGAAGACCGGGATAAACTGGTAGCCGGTGTTAAAAGCCTTGCCAAAATTGAAACTGTGCGTAAACTGCGTGTGGGCATTGTAGCCAGTACTGAAAAACGCGAGGTGGTTGATAACTCGTGGGCTGTATCTGAGTTGATGTTTTTTAGCGATCTGGCCGGGCAGGCTACTTATCAAAGTCACCCTATTCACCTTGAGTTTATTAAAAACTGCAGTCACCTTTGGGAAAAGGTTATTGTTTATGATGCGGTGGATGCCTAA
- a CDS encoding cation diffusion facilitator family transporter gives MSAGHDHSHSHGHGHHHHDHVPKLDHLNSAFIWGIVLNSVFVVVEAATGFFTHSLSLLTDAGHNLSDVASLALALLAFKLSKVNANSQYTYGYKRSTIIVSFFNAVILFVAVGFIIYEAVMRFMNPEVVSGGTMAWVAFIGIAINGFTAWLFVKDKDTDLNVKGAYLHMAVDAIVSLGVVLSGVIIYFTNLYWIDSLVSLIIGFVILRGTWSLLTASLRLEMDGVPAEMDIEKIRAELTKCDGVINAHHIHVWALSTTENALTAHLLIKPEAMAKFDDIKHDLRHRMEHLEITHCTFEPEFSEEECKQPECL, from the coding sequence ATGTCAGCAGGTCACGATCATTCACATTCGCACGGGCATGGGCATCATCATCATGACCATGTGCCCAAGCTGGATCATTTAAATTCGGCTTTTATATGGGGCATTGTGCTTAACTCGGTATTTGTGGTTGTTGAGGCAGCTACGGGTTTCTTTACCCACTCCTTATCGTTGTTAACCGATGCGGGCCACAACCTGAGCGATGTTGCTTCGCTGGCGCTTGCCTTGCTGGCCTTTAAATTATCTAAAGTAAATGCCAACAGCCAATATACTTATGGCTACAAGCGTTCAACCATCATTGTATCGTTTTTTAACGCGGTGATACTGTTTGTGGCGGTGGGTTTTATTATTTACGAGGCCGTGATGCGTTTCATGAATCCCGAAGTGGTCTCGGGCGGAACCATGGCATGGGTGGCTTTTATCGGCATTGCCATTAATGGTTTTACCGCCTGGTTATTTGTAAAAGATAAAGATACCGACCTGAATGTGAAGGGCGCGTATCTGCACATGGCTGTTGATGCCATAGTTTCGCTGGGTGTGGTTTTATCGGGAGTTATCATCTATTTTACTAATCTGTACTGGATTGATAGTTTAGTTAGCCTGATTATCGGTTTTGTGATCCTTCGCGGCACCTGGAGCTTGTTAACAGCCAGCTTACGTTTAGAAATGGACGGCGTACCCGCCGAAATGGACATCGAAAAAATCCGTGCCGAGCTGACGAAATGCGATGGCGTGATTAACGCACACCATATCCACGTTTGGGCTTTAAGCACTACCGAAAACGCCCTTACCGCACATCTGCTTATCAAGCCCGAGGCTATGGCTAAGTTTGATGATATTAAACACGATTTGCGCCACCGCATGGAGCATTTGGAAATCACCCATTGTACTTTTGAGCCTGAGTTTAGCGAAGAGGAATGTAAGCAACCGGAGTGTTTATAA